TGAACGCTCAGAACCTGGTCTGTAATTCCTACCGGTCGACTGTGCTCCGCGGTCTCCTCGCCGGCAATCTCCTTCCACGCCAGCATGAGGTCGGACTTGGCCAGGGAACCCGACCAGCCGAGTTCGTTGGTGAGGGCATCCATCACCGAACTGATGCCCTTCGGGTCGCGCCCCAGCCCATACGGAACGGTCTCACCCGTCGGCTGTCTACGCTGCCGCAGTCGCGTGCGACTCATCAGGCGGGAATCGCCGAAGACCTTCTTGAACCGGAGGTACACCGACTGCGACTCGTTCTCCGGAAGGGCGGAAGTCTCGGCGGAAGCCTCGACGGGCTTGTCGCTCGGCGTCTCGCCGCGGGTCTCCTCAGGCATCGGCCGGCTCGGAGACGATGGTTCCCGCAGAGATGTGAACCGTGTGTGCGGTGAGTTGCTCAGGAACATCCCCAAAGACGGCGGCGGTGATGAGCACCTGCTCGTAGTCGGCCACTGCAGCGGCCAGACGCGCACGCCTCGCCTTGTCGAGCTCGGCGAAGACGTCG
Above is a genomic segment from Subtercola boreus containing:
- a CDS encoding DUF721 domain-containing protein yields the protein MPEETRGETPSDKPVEASAETSALPENESQSVYLRFKKVFGDSRLMSRTRLRQRRQPTGETVPYGLGRDPKGISSVMDALTNELGWSGSLAKSDLMLAWKEIAGEETAEHSRPVGITDQVLSVQCDSTAWATQLRLMRTMIMTRIAQEYPEAGIESVRFLAPDAPSWKRGSRSIPGRGPRDTYG